One genomic region from Lineus longissimus chromosome 6, tnLinLong1.2, whole genome shotgun sequence encodes:
- the LOC135489695 gene encoding F-box/LRR-repeat protein 2-like isoform X3 — protein sequence MVKLLSDICLGCIASNLDSISNVRQYLPAVHKEILLKRLSDHDMLMTSYLPHVTYNLFSPVLKRVEFYYCDQLTDDVLVSLARSGCKLKELTIKKCSNVTEVGLQKITRGQDELTYFYIKSFPGLGDKGLMHLKSKNLTTFRLQNCRDVTSECIKTAITNNPFINVVNLNDSVKLDDTLFPVIATTLRENLEKLHCRDIHCMSDSSLSMIAEHCPNLHTLDLLGSSKITKLSVEKVFQNLRKLKNLDISYCPKLQNQPDVHVLTQMPSTLQELSLCGVFITDRDILVSAVQRLENLRKVRLCGVPSLDDDALEEILKAVGGNLERLDLSGCREITDHGLRAITKYCHSLEELDLTQVKNVTGESLLRLFKDETRADLLLRLNLRCSVSKFNEDLLYTVISKCHNLEMLDIAGHLFVTDDIVLSIAENCPKLRELYIKGCKMVTDTAICEIACRCPLTILSISGLHNLTDKSIFALANSCHYLEELYLSGCALISRVALRYLQDCCITRVYIMHKVPNAASNMLMAKNLDTGEFCRADLMN from the exons ATGGTGAAGTTACTCAGTGATATCTGCTTGGGCTGCATTGCCAGCAATCTGGACTCGATATCAAACGTCAGACAGTATCTCCCCGCAGTTCACAAAGAGATTCTCCTGAAACGCCTCTCAGATCATGATATGTTGATGACATCGTATCTACCCCATGTGACGTATAATTTATTCTCACCGGTGTTAAAACGTGTCGAGTTCTACTATTGTGATCAGCTGACAGATGATGTGCTTGTGAGTCTGGCAAGAAGTGGTTGCAAATTGAAGGAATTAACTAtaaaaaaatgttcaaatgtgacag AGGTTGGACTTCAAAAGATCACTCGGGGACAAGATGAGTTGACATACTTCTACATCAAGAGTTTTCCTGGTCTTGGAGACAAGGGACTGATGCATCTCAAATCCAAAAACTTAACTACATTTAGGCTGCAGAATTGTCGCGATGTAACATCAGAGT gtatCAAAACAGCAATAACGAACAATCCTTTCATCAATGTAGTCAACCTCAATGACTCCGTCAAACTTGATGACACTCTCTTCCCCGTGATAGCAACAACTCTGAGAGAAAACCTG GAGAAGCTTCATTGCCGTGACATCCACTGCATGAGTGATTCCAGCCTGTCAATGATCGCTGAACATTGCCCAAATCTCCACACGCTCGATCTGCTTGGCAGTAGCAAGATAACAAAACTCAGTGTGGAGAAG gtgtTTCAGAATTTAAGGAAGTTAAAGAACCTGGATATTTCCTACTGCCCAAAACTTCAAAACCAACCAGATGTACACGTTTTAACCCAGATGCCTTCAACGTTACAAGAGCTTTCATTATGTGGTGTATTCATAACCGATAGGGATATTTTAGTCTCGGCTGTTCAGCGATTGGAAAATCTCCGGAAGGTCCGCTTGTGTGGTGTGCCGTCTCTTGATGATGATGCACTGGAGGAG ATTTTGAAAGCAGTGGGCGGCAACCTTGAAAGGTTAGATTTGAGCGGCTGTCGTGAAATCACCGACCATGGTTTGAGGGCCATTACTAAATACTGCCATTCACTTGAAGAGCTTGACCTGACACAAGTAAAGAACGTCACTGGCGAGTCGTTGTTACGCCTGTTTAAAGATGAGACGAGAGCTGATCTGTTGCTGAGACTTAATCTTCGATGTAGTGTTAGTAAG TTCAATGAGGACCTTCTCTACACCGTGATCAGTAAGTGTCATAACCTGGAGATGCTCGACATAGCCGGTCACCTGTTTGTGACGGATGACATTGTCCTGAGCATCGCTGAGAATTGCCCTAAGTTGAGAGAGCTGTACATCAAAGGATGTAAAATG GTGACAGATACAGCCATTTGTGAGATCGCCTGTCGCTGCCCGCTAACGATACTGTCAATATCCGGCCTGCACAACCTCACCGATAAGAGTATCTTCGCTTTGGCCAACAGTTGTCACTACCTCGAGGAGCTCTACTTGAGTGGATGCGCCCTCATCTCGCGGGTGGCTCTCCGGTATTTGCAGGATTGCTGCATCACTCGTGTTTACATCATGCATAAAGTGCCAAACGCTGCCTCGAACATGCTCATGGCAAAGAATTTAGACACCGGCGAGTTCTGTCGAGCTGATCTCATGAATTAG
- the LOC135489695 gene encoding F-box/LRR-repeat protein fbxl-1-like isoform X2 yields the protein MLFLVPLQYIFTNEHGCLIVNEVKYQRVKNTYGGGRMVKLLSDICLGCIASNLDSISNVRQYLPAVHKEILLKRLSDHDMLMTSYLPHVTYNLFSPVLKRVEFYYCDQLTDDVLVSLARSGCKLKELTIKKCSNVTEVGLQKITRGQDELTYFYIKSFPGLGDKGLMHLKSKNLTTFRLQNCRDVTSECIKTAITNNPFINVVNLNDSVKLDDTLFPVIATTLRENLEKLHCRDIHCMSDSSLSMIAEHCPNLHTLDLLGSSKITKLSVEKVFQNLRKLKNLDISYCPKLQNQPDVHVLTQMPSTLQELSLCGVFITDRDILVSAVQRLENLRKVRLCGVPSLDDDALEEILKAVGGNLERLDLSGCREITDHGLRAITKYCHSLEELDLTQVKNVTGESLLRLFKDETRADLLLRLNLRCSVSKFNEDLLYTVISKCHNLEMLDIAGHLFVTDDIVLSIAENCPKLRELYIKGCKMVTDTAICEIACRCPLTILSISGLHNLTDKSIFALANSCHYLEELYLSGCALISRVALRYLQDCCITRVYIMHKVPNAASNMLMAKNLDTGEFCRADLMN from the exons ATGCTATTTTTAGTGCCATTGCAGTATATATTCACGAACGAACATGGCTGCCTCATAG TGAATGAAGTAAAATACCAGAGAGTCAAGAACACCTACGGTGGGGGCAGGATGGTGAAGTTACTCAGTGATATCTGCTTGGGCTGCATTGCCAGCAATCTGGACTCGATATCAAACGTCAGACAGTATCTCCCCGCAGTTCACAAAGAGATTCTCCTGAAACGCCTCTCAGATCATGATATGTTGATGACATCGTATCTACCCCATGTGACGTATAATTTATTCTCACCGGTGTTAAAACGTGTCGAGTTCTACTATTGTGATCAGCTGACAGATGATGTGCTTGTGAGTCTGGCAAGAAGTGGTTGCAAATTGAAGGAATTAACTAtaaaaaaatgttcaaatgtgacag AGGTTGGACTTCAAAAGATCACTCGGGGACAAGATGAGTTGACATACTTCTACATCAAGAGTTTTCCTGGTCTTGGAGACAAGGGACTGATGCATCTCAAATCCAAAAACTTAACTACATTTAGGCTGCAGAATTGTCGCGATGTAACATCAGAGT gtatCAAAACAGCAATAACGAACAATCCTTTCATCAATGTAGTCAACCTCAATGACTCCGTCAAACTTGATGACACTCTCTTCCCCGTGATAGCAACAACTCTGAGAGAAAACCTG GAGAAGCTTCATTGCCGTGACATCCACTGCATGAGTGATTCCAGCCTGTCAATGATCGCTGAACATTGCCCAAATCTCCACACGCTCGATCTGCTTGGCAGTAGCAAGATAACAAAACTCAGTGTGGAGAAG gtgtTTCAGAATTTAAGGAAGTTAAAGAACCTGGATATTTCCTACTGCCCAAAACTTCAAAACCAACCAGATGTACACGTTTTAACCCAGATGCCTTCAACGTTACAAGAGCTTTCATTATGTGGTGTATTCATAACCGATAGGGATATTTTAGTCTCGGCTGTTCAGCGATTGGAAAATCTCCGGAAGGTCCGCTTGTGTGGTGTGCCGTCTCTTGATGATGATGCACTGGAGGAG ATTTTGAAAGCAGTGGGCGGCAACCTTGAAAGGTTAGATTTGAGCGGCTGTCGTGAAATCACCGACCATGGTTTGAGGGCCATTACTAAATACTGCCATTCACTTGAAGAGCTTGACCTGACACAAGTAAAGAACGTCACTGGCGAGTCGTTGTTACGCCTGTTTAAAGATGAGACGAGAGCTGATCTGTTGCTGAGACTTAATCTTCGATGTAGTGTTAGTAAG TTCAATGAGGACCTTCTCTACACCGTGATCAGTAAGTGTCATAACCTGGAGATGCTCGACATAGCCGGTCACCTGTTTGTGACGGATGACATTGTCCTGAGCATCGCTGAGAATTGCCCTAAGTTGAGAGAGCTGTACATCAAAGGATGTAAAATG GTGACAGATACAGCCATTTGTGAGATCGCCTGTCGCTGCCCGCTAACGATACTGTCAATATCCGGCCTGCACAACCTCACCGATAAGAGTATCTTCGCTTTGGCCAACAGTTGTCACTACCTCGAGGAGCTCTACTTGAGTGGATGCGCCCTCATCTCGCGGGTGGCTCTCCGGTATTTGCAGGATTGCTGCATCACTCGTGTTTACATCATGCATAAAGTGCCAAACGCTGCCTCGAACATGCTCATGGCAAAGAATTTAGACACCGGCGAGTTCTGTCGAGCTGATCTCATGAATTAG
- the LOC135489695 gene encoding F-box/LRR-repeat protein fbxl-1-like isoform X1 — MAVVTPPVSNLNNLNLMIALGLWDPQSSRKYPKNEVNEVKYQRVKNTYGGGRMVKLLSDICLGCIASNLDSISNVRQYLPAVHKEILLKRLSDHDMLMTSYLPHVTYNLFSPVLKRVEFYYCDQLTDDVLVSLARSGCKLKELTIKKCSNVTEVGLQKITRGQDELTYFYIKSFPGLGDKGLMHLKSKNLTTFRLQNCRDVTSECIKTAITNNPFINVVNLNDSVKLDDTLFPVIATTLRENLEKLHCRDIHCMSDSSLSMIAEHCPNLHTLDLLGSSKITKLSVEKVFQNLRKLKNLDISYCPKLQNQPDVHVLTQMPSTLQELSLCGVFITDRDILVSAVQRLENLRKVRLCGVPSLDDDALEEILKAVGGNLERLDLSGCREITDHGLRAITKYCHSLEELDLTQVKNVTGESLLRLFKDETRADLLLRLNLRCSVSKFNEDLLYTVISKCHNLEMLDIAGHLFVTDDIVLSIAENCPKLRELYIKGCKMVTDTAICEIACRCPLTILSISGLHNLTDKSIFALANSCHYLEELYLSGCALISRVALRYLQDCCITRVYIMHKVPNAASNMLMAKNLDTGEFCRADLMN; from the exons ATGGCAGTTGTTACTCCACCGGTCTCAAACTTGAATAACTTGAATTTGATGATTGCCCTTGGTTTGTGGGACCCACAATCATCCAGGAAATACCCCAAGAATGAAG TGAATGAAGTAAAATACCAGAGAGTCAAGAACACCTACGGTGGGGGCAGGATGGTGAAGTTACTCAGTGATATCTGCTTGGGCTGCATTGCCAGCAATCTGGACTCGATATCAAACGTCAGACAGTATCTCCCCGCAGTTCACAAAGAGATTCTCCTGAAACGCCTCTCAGATCATGATATGTTGATGACATCGTATCTACCCCATGTGACGTATAATTTATTCTCACCGGTGTTAAAACGTGTCGAGTTCTACTATTGTGATCAGCTGACAGATGATGTGCTTGTGAGTCTGGCAAGAAGTGGTTGCAAATTGAAGGAATTAACTAtaaaaaaatgttcaaatgtgacag AGGTTGGACTTCAAAAGATCACTCGGGGACAAGATGAGTTGACATACTTCTACATCAAGAGTTTTCCTGGTCTTGGAGACAAGGGACTGATGCATCTCAAATCCAAAAACTTAACTACATTTAGGCTGCAGAATTGTCGCGATGTAACATCAGAGT gtatCAAAACAGCAATAACGAACAATCCTTTCATCAATGTAGTCAACCTCAATGACTCCGTCAAACTTGATGACACTCTCTTCCCCGTGATAGCAACAACTCTGAGAGAAAACCTG GAGAAGCTTCATTGCCGTGACATCCACTGCATGAGTGATTCCAGCCTGTCAATGATCGCTGAACATTGCCCAAATCTCCACACGCTCGATCTGCTTGGCAGTAGCAAGATAACAAAACTCAGTGTGGAGAAG gtgtTTCAGAATTTAAGGAAGTTAAAGAACCTGGATATTTCCTACTGCCCAAAACTTCAAAACCAACCAGATGTACACGTTTTAACCCAGATGCCTTCAACGTTACAAGAGCTTTCATTATGTGGTGTATTCATAACCGATAGGGATATTTTAGTCTCGGCTGTTCAGCGATTGGAAAATCTCCGGAAGGTCCGCTTGTGTGGTGTGCCGTCTCTTGATGATGATGCACTGGAGGAG ATTTTGAAAGCAGTGGGCGGCAACCTTGAAAGGTTAGATTTGAGCGGCTGTCGTGAAATCACCGACCATGGTTTGAGGGCCATTACTAAATACTGCCATTCACTTGAAGAGCTTGACCTGACACAAGTAAAGAACGTCACTGGCGAGTCGTTGTTACGCCTGTTTAAAGATGAGACGAGAGCTGATCTGTTGCTGAGACTTAATCTTCGATGTAGTGTTAGTAAG TTCAATGAGGACCTTCTCTACACCGTGATCAGTAAGTGTCATAACCTGGAGATGCTCGACATAGCCGGTCACCTGTTTGTGACGGATGACATTGTCCTGAGCATCGCTGAGAATTGCCCTAAGTTGAGAGAGCTGTACATCAAAGGATGTAAAATG GTGACAGATACAGCCATTTGTGAGATCGCCTGTCGCTGCCCGCTAACGATACTGTCAATATCCGGCCTGCACAACCTCACCGATAAGAGTATCTTCGCTTTGGCCAACAGTTGTCACTACCTCGAGGAGCTCTACTTGAGTGGATGCGCCCTCATCTCGCGGGTGGCTCTCCGGTATTTGCAGGATTGCTGCATCACTCGTGTTTACATCATGCATAAAGTGCCAAACGCTGCCTCGAACATGCTCATGGCAAAGAATTTAGACACCGGCGAGTTCTGTCGAGCTGATCTCATGAATTAG
- the LOC135489307 gene encoding uncharacterized protein LOC135489307: MSSASDGVKDRLVTGLEETADTVEKILETAKNYVTESVDDFVTNKLSSLGAIIGVYARFLQSLSVTSRANVDALIQKYYSCPEVQEAADRLEDLEQDYDNFLNTVDKQINKSADIPKLDIGSPGPCDIPLLNIKTDATAVLKDYFGSGPILLVLIRHFGULPURDHVKELLQRQPELSDASCRVIVVTTGPALGAKKWSQDIECTFDVLADEDRSIYCYLGLPRSVYRAWTMSTLVYYAEQKAAGRKLYGQYEGAESDVLQMGGDFILDKDGKLVLIHRSKTAPDRPTVDTLLQTLQQMKTA, translated from the exons ATGTCTTCAGCCTCAGATGGGGTGAAGGACCGACTGGTGACAGGTCTGGAGGAGACAGCAGACACAGTAGAGAAAATCCTAGAAACTGCCAAGAATTATGTCACAG aatCTGTGGATGACTTTGTCACCAATAAGCTGTCTTCCCTGGGTGCCATCATTGGAGTTTATGCCAGATTTTTGCAGAG TCTTTCTGTTACATCAAGAGCTAATGTTGATGCATTAATACAGAAGTATTACAG TTGTCCAGAAGTTCAAGAAGCAGCAGATAGACTTGAAGACTTAGAA CAGGACTATGACAACTTCCTCAACACCGTTGACAAGCAAATCAACAAATCAGCGGACATTCCAAAACTGGATATCGGTTCCCCAGGACCTTGTGACATACCTTTGCtcaatatcaaaactgatgCCACAGCAGTATTAAAGGACTACTTCGGAAGTGGACCCATCTTGCTGGTCCTGATCCGCCATTTTGGATGACTACCATGACGGGACCATGTCAAGGAACTATTACAAAGACAG CCAGAGTTATCAGACGCTAGCTGCAGGGTAATAGTCGTGACAACTGGTCCTGCCTTGGGTGCAAAGAAATGGTCACAAGACATTGAGTGCACCTTTGATGTTCTAGCTGATGAGGACCGAAGCATCTATTGCTATTTAGGACTTCCTCGCTCGGTGTACAGGGCCTGGACGATGTCAACTCTTGTATATTATGCTGAGCAGAAGGCTGCTGGGAGGAAGCTTTATGGGCAATATGAAGGGGCGGAGTCGGACGTTTTACAG ATGGGTGGTGATTTCATCCTCGACAAGGATGGAAAGCTTGTTTTGATCCACCGCTCAAAGACTGCTCCTGACAGACCAACAGTTGACACCCTCTTACAAACTTTGCAG CAAATGAAGACAGCGTGA
- the LOC135489317 gene encoding MICOS complex subunit Mic60-like isoform X1 — MLKASRNSYNLGLRISTIRPNVRKPFSTDAPPTQPKKGGGVFLKLVGLTTLGLAGTTGYAWYDAAFKKKITDNVPYSQEVLDFIFQYLPSERPQLPSMPSMPSISMPDIPFFKKDTATQDPLESNEIIPLKKRDSATSVTVKEPLPVKVIKSDGTANAPPSKDTVERKAERAKQKSKDFEASRDYEASMWFDEGRWADPLLVPKKKNKKKRNRPESTVAPPTAAQIEAELKSKEVDDAAENAALESILTEVLSGCKETSDQAISAQNLAREATENHSQLMKKAMEDPDLAYKNQQWLAVTRALDAKNDAKKTADKLTLNARKDIEKLKTVIVDAKEHAATKSNKALISAQEVLGKIQYDLDTTINKVHSAESITKMLNEYKDLIEKGKQQLRKELESVSPAVTMGGKGKKLNEEELNSLIAHAHRRIEQLQRQLAEEQALGQKRLDDAMVKQRKEDERLAGEVVNVELQKQKSQYDVQKQIWEAMAREQMEQELRQQLARQAAAHSDHLADVLRIQRKEMIIQQEEQLREKLISEHVRIQKELDGWIQRLKGIEAAVEGRAEQEKIGRKAQELWLACQTLQKAIAQGKGDGSFGEEKLKPLANEFMAIREAGNGHPFVNQVIQAVPEEAIQRGVWTEDELQKRFTKVKKICRRVSMIDETGGSLLKYFVSYLQSLFIVEYAAVVNASEELKVEDLDTFKILASADQCLQDGDLITAVRFMNQLQGEPRRVASGWLKEALLLLETQQAAQCLLGHASARGLGSLF; from the exons ATGTTGAAAGCATCGAGAAACTCCTATAACCTCGGTCTTAGG ATCAGCACTATACGTCCTAATGTGCGGAAGCCGTTCTCCACTGATGCTCCTCCTACACAGCCAAA aaaaggaGGTGGAGTGTTTCTTAAACTTGTTGGCCTGACAACCTTGGGTCTTGCTGGTACGACTGGCTATGCATGGTATGATGCCGCATTTAAAAAGAAGATCACAGACAATGTTCCATACTCCCAGGAAGTACTAGACTTCATCTTCCAGTATCTTCCAAGCGAAAGACCCCAGCTGCCATCGATGCCTTCAATGCCATCAATCAGCATGCCAGATATTCCATTTTTCAA GAAAGATACTGCAACCCAAGACCCCCTTGAATCAAATGAAATCATACCATTGAAAAAGCGTGATTCAGCCACCAGTGTAACAGTAAAAGAG CCTCTACCAGTTAAAGTGATAAAGAGTGACGGCACAGCCAATGCTCCCCCATCGAAGGACACAGTCGAACGTAAGGCAGAAAGAGCTAAGCAAAAGTCTAAAG ACTTTGAAGCGAGTCGTGACTATGAAGCGAGTATGTGGTTTGACGAAGGTCGTTGGGCTGATCCTCTACTTGttccaaagaaaaaaaacaagaaaaaaagaaaca GACCTGAATCCACAGTAGCGCCCCCTACTGCTGCTCAGATTGAGGCGGAGCTAAAGTCTAAAGAGGTGGACGATGCTGCTGAAAATGCTG cccTGGAGTCCATACTTACGGAGGTGCTGAGCGGTTGTAAAGAAACATCAGACCAAGCAATCAGCGCCCAAAATCTTGCTAGGGAGGCAACGGAAAATCACTCACAGCTAATGAAGAAGGCTATGGAGGACCCTGAT TTAGCTTACAAGAACCAGCAGTGGTTGGCTGTGACTCGGGCCTTGGATGCCAAAAATGATGCTAAGAAAACAGCAGACAAGTTAACTTTAAACGCAAG GAAAGACATTGAGAAATTGAAGACTGTGATTGTTGATGCAAAAGAGCATGCAGCTACCAAGTCTAACAAGGCACTCATCTCTGCTCAGGAGGTGCTGGGTAAAATACAGTACGATCTTGATACCACAATCAACAAG GTCCATTCTGCTGAATCGATCACCAAGATGTTGAATGAATACAAGGACCTGATAGAGAAAGGCAAACAACAGTTGAGGAAGGAATTAGAAAGTGTTTCTCCTGCAGTCACTATGGGTGGAAAAG GAAAGAAACTGAATGAAGAAGAATTGAATAGTCTAATCGCGCACGCCCATCGGAGAATTGAACAACTTCAGCGCCAACTTGCTGAGGAGCAGGCGCTCGGACAGAAACGATTGGATGATGCTATGGTCAAACAGAGGAAGGAGGATGAGCGCTTGGCTGGTGAAGTTGTCAATGTTGAGTTGCAGAAACAAAAGAGTCAGTACGATGTGCAGAAACAGATATGG GAGGCAATGGCAAGAGAACAGATGGAACAAGAACTCCGCCAACAACTTGCGCGTCAGGCAGCCGCCCACAGCGACCATCTGGCAGACGTCCTGAGAATCCAAAGGAAAGAGATGATCATTCAACAGGAGGAGCAGCTGAGGGAGAAGCTGATCAGTGAGCATGTGAGGATACAGAAGGAACTCGATGGCTGGATTCAGAGACTCAAGGGTATTGAGGCTGCAGTTGAAG GTCGGGCCGAACAAGAAAAGATCGGCAGAAAAGCACAAGAGCTTTGGTTGGCCTGTCAGACTTTACAGAAAGCCATTGCACAGGGCAAAGGTGATGGCTCATTCGGTGAAGAAAAGCTCAAACCATTAGCAAACGAATTCATGGCCATTCGAGAGGCGGGCAACGGCCACCCTTTCGTCAACCAGGTGATCCAGGCAGTTCCGGAAGAAGCCATTCAGCGCGGTGTGTGGACAGAAGATGAACTACAAAAACGGTTTACAAAAGTTAAGAAGATATGCCGCCGTGTTTCAATGATTGACGAAACTGGCGGGTCACTCCTGAAGTACTTTGTTTCCTATTTGCAATCTTTGTTCATTGTGGAATATGCCGCAGTGGTGAATGCTAGTGAGGAGCTAAAGGTTGAAGACTTGGACACTTTTAAAATTCTTGCTAGTGCCGATCAGTGTCTCCAGGACGGTGATTTGATAACTGCTGTAAGATTTATGAACCAGTTGCAAGGGGAACCAAGGCGTGTTGCATCAGGATGGCTAAAGGAAGCGTTACTGTTGCTCGAGACTCAGCAGGCTGCTCAGTGTTTATTAGGTCATGCGTCAGCTAGGGGTCTAGGGTCATTATTTTGA
- the LOC135489317 gene encoding MICOS complex subunit Mic60-like isoform X2, with amino-acid sequence MLKASRNSYNLGLRISTIRPNVRKPFSTDAPPTQPKKGGGVFLKLVGLTTLGLAGTTGYAWYDAAFKKKITDNVPYSQEVLDFIFQYLPSERPQLPSMPSMPSISMPDIPFFKKDTATQDPLESNEIIPLKKRDSATSVTVKEPLPVKVIKSDGTANAPPSKDTVERKAERAKQKSKGPESTVAPPTAAQIEAELKSKEVDDAAENAALESILTEVLSGCKETSDQAISAQNLAREATENHSQLMKKAMEDPDLAYKNQQWLAVTRALDAKNDAKKTADKLTLNARKDIEKLKTVIVDAKEHAATKSNKALISAQEVLGKIQYDLDTTINKVHSAESITKMLNEYKDLIEKGKQQLRKELESVSPAVTMGGKGKKLNEEELNSLIAHAHRRIEQLQRQLAEEQALGQKRLDDAMVKQRKEDERLAGEVVNVELQKQKSQYDVQKQIWEAMAREQMEQELRQQLARQAAAHSDHLADVLRIQRKEMIIQQEEQLREKLISEHVRIQKELDGWIQRLKGIEAAVEGRAEQEKIGRKAQELWLACQTLQKAIAQGKGDGSFGEEKLKPLANEFMAIREAGNGHPFVNQVIQAVPEEAIQRGVWTEDELQKRFTKVKKICRRVSMIDETGGSLLKYFVSYLQSLFIVEYAAVVNASEELKVEDLDTFKILASADQCLQDGDLITAVRFMNQLQGEPRRVASGWLKEALLLLETQQAAQCLLGHASARGLGSLF; translated from the exons ATGTTGAAAGCATCGAGAAACTCCTATAACCTCGGTCTTAGG ATCAGCACTATACGTCCTAATGTGCGGAAGCCGTTCTCCACTGATGCTCCTCCTACACAGCCAAA aaaaggaGGTGGAGTGTTTCTTAAACTTGTTGGCCTGACAACCTTGGGTCTTGCTGGTACGACTGGCTATGCATGGTATGATGCCGCATTTAAAAAGAAGATCACAGACAATGTTCCATACTCCCAGGAAGTACTAGACTTCATCTTCCAGTATCTTCCAAGCGAAAGACCCCAGCTGCCATCGATGCCTTCAATGCCATCAATCAGCATGCCAGATATTCCATTTTTCAA GAAAGATACTGCAACCCAAGACCCCCTTGAATCAAATGAAATCATACCATTGAAAAAGCGTGATTCAGCCACCAGTGTAACAGTAAAAGAG CCTCTACCAGTTAAAGTGATAAAGAGTGACGGCACAGCCAATGCTCCCCCATCGAAGGACACAGTCGAACGTAAGGCAGAAAGAGCTAAGCAAAAGTCTAAAG GACCTGAATCCACAGTAGCGCCCCCTACTGCTGCTCAGATTGAGGCGGAGCTAAAGTCTAAAGAGGTGGACGATGCTGCTGAAAATGCTG cccTGGAGTCCATACTTACGGAGGTGCTGAGCGGTTGTAAAGAAACATCAGACCAAGCAATCAGCGCCCAAAATCTTGCTAGGGAGGCAACGGAAAATCACTCACAGCTAATGAAGAAGGCTATGGAGGACCCTGAT TTAGCTTACAAGAACCAGCAGTGGTTGGCTGTGACTCGGGCCTTGGATGCCAAAAATGATGCTAAGAAAACAGCAGACAAGTTAACTTTAAACGCAAG GAAAGACATTGAGAAATTGAAGACTGTGATTGTTGATGCAAAAGAGCATGCAGCTACCAAGTCTAACAAGGCACTCATCTCTGCTCAGGAGGTGCTGGGTAAAATACAGTACGATCTTGATACCACAATCAACAAG GTCCATTCTGCTGAATCGATCACCAAGATGTTGAATGAATACAAGGACCTGATAGAGAAAGGCAAACAACAGTTGAGGAAGGAATTAGAAAGTGTTTCTCCTGCAGTCACTATGGGTGGAAAAG GAAAGAAACTGAATGAAGAAGAATTGAATAGTCTAATCGCGCACGCCCATCGGAGAATTGAACAACTTCAGCGCCAACTTGCTGAGGAGCAGGCGCTCGGACAGAAACGATTGGATGATGCTATGGTCAAACAGAGGAAGGAGGATGAGCGCTTGGCTGGTGAAGTTGTCAATGTTGAGTTGCAGAAACAAAAGAGTCAGTACGATGTGCAGAAACAGATATGG GAGGCAATGGCAAGAGAACAGATGGAACAAGAACTCCGCCAACAACTTGCGCGTCAGGCAGCCGCCCACAGCGACCATCTGGCAGACGTCCTGAGAATCCAAAGGAAAGAGATGATCATTCAACAGGAGGAGCAGCTGAGGGAGAAGCTGATCAGTGAGCATGTGAGGATACAGAAGGAACTCGATGGCTGGATTCAGAGACTCAAGGGTATTGAGGCTGCAGTTGAAG GTCGGGCCGAACAAGAAAAGATCGGCAGAAAAGCACAAGAGCTTTGGTTGGCCTGTCAGACTTTACAGAAAGCCATTGCACAGGGCAAAGGTGATGGCTCATTCGGTGAAGAAAAGCTCAAACCATTAGCAAACGAATTCATGGCCATTCGAGAGGCGGGCAACGGCCACCCTTTCGTCAACCAGGTGATCCAGGCAGTTCCGGAAGAAGCCATTCAGCGCGGTGTGTGGACAGAAGATGAACTACAAAAACGGTTTACAAAAGTTAAGAAGATATGCCGCCGTGTTTCAATGATTGACGAAACTGGCGGGTCACTCCTGAAGTACTTTGTTTCCTATTTGCAATCTTTGTTCATTGTGGAATATGCCGCAGTGGTGAATGCTAGTGAGGAGCTAAAGGTTGAAGACTTGGACACTTTTAAAATTCTTGCTAGTGCCGATCAGTGTCTCCAGGACGGTGATTTGATAACTGCTGTAAGATTTATGAACCAGTTGCAAGGGGAACCAAGGCGTGTTGCATCAGGATGGCTAAAGGAAGCGTTACTGTTGCTCGAGACTCAGCAGGCTGCTCAGTGTTTATTAGGTCATGCGTCAGCTAGGGGTCTAGGGTCATTATTTTGA